Genomic window (Rhododendron vialii isolate Sample 1 chromosome 4a, ASM3025357v1):
ACCCAGCTTGCAACAAATAGAATCAATGGTAGCTTTGGGAAGAGCTTTGGTGAAAATATCTACGAGTTGAGACCCCGAAGGAACAAAAGGAGTAGTAATCTCCTTAGACTCCACTTTTGACCGAATGAAGTGACAGTCAACCTCGATGGGTTTGGTTCGCTGATGAAATATTGGGTTGTTAGCTATATGAATAGCATCTTGATTGTCACAATAGAGAGGAGTAGGATCATGTATTGGGATCCCAAATTCTCGTATAAGAGTGCGTAGCCAAGTGAGCTCACATGTGGTGTACGCCATAGCTTGATACTCAGCCTCAGAACTAGAACGACAAAAACCAAttgtttcttacttttccaaGTAACGAGATTACCACCAATAAAAGTACAATAGCCGGTGGTGGATCGACGATCTACAGGTGAccctgcccaatcagcatcggTATTTCCTTCAATGCGAAGATGACCAAACGACCGATAAAGAAGTCCACGTTCGGGAGCATTTTTAAGATACTTCAGAATACAAATGGCTACCTCCATATGAGGAACACGAGGACGAATCATGAATTGACTAACCACACTGACTTCATAGGAGATATCAGGTCAAGTAATAGCGAgggagatttttttgaaaggcaaaagaaatttcattaatctttgaaagtgATACAAAGACTAATAGGACAAGGAGAACTGCATCGTATTCCTAACAAAGCTAAGAATAATCCTTTGCCCAGTCGAAGACCCAATCCCTCGATTGGAAAAACCAACCAAAGACCACACCTAAGGGCCGAAGCCCACACCTAACGGGCCGAAGCCCAAAAACACGTAACGGCCAAGCCCAAACCCAAAGAAACCAAATAACCCTAACCCTATCCTTCAACTGCAGCCACCACTTGAGCCAAAGAACAGCCACCGACCATCCCAACGGATACCGATCACCGCAACAACAGCATGCCGACCGCATCACCCCCATCCGCCAGGAAACCAACATGATGAGCAATAGCACCAAGGGGGACAGAGAAAAAGAGCAACGCCACCAGTCATCCAAAGAGCAAGCCGCCCCGCCGCCCTACGCCGTCAAAACCCTCCACCATAACCATCAGCCACAAAAACTCCAAAATCAGAACCACAGCTACCACCAAACAATACCTGCAAAAAAAGCTTCTCCAAGATAGAGATCGAATCGAGGATCCGACAACGGTGACAACGAGATCCGAATCAGAGCCGACAAAGAGTATCAGACAAGTCCCCATGCAAAAACGCGTTCTTGACATCAAGTTGATGGAGTGGCCAATCAAGATTAGCAGCGAGAGATATAATAACACGAATAGAGTTTAGTTTGGCCACCAGAGAGAATGTCTCGATATAATCAATGCCGTAGGTCAGAGTAAAACCTTTGGCCATTGGGCGAGCTTTCAGATGATCAACAGTGCCATCAAGGTTGTGTTTGATAGTAAAAACCCATCGACAACCAACAATATGAGCCTCAGAAGGCTTGGGAACCAAATCCTAAGTATGATTCAAATCCAGAGCACGCATCTCTTCTTGCATTGCCGAATGCCAACCAGGATAAGAAAGAGCTTTGGCAAGACTTGGAAATAGTAACAGAGAAAAGTGATACAGAAAAAAGCTTGAAACGAGGATAAACGATTATACAAAACAAAGTGAGAAATAAGATGAAATGTACAAGCAAGCGAACCCTTTCTGCAATGGGTAGGTCAAAAGAGGAAGCTAAAGGTGGATCTATGGCCAGTGGATTTGTAAACGGTAGAGGAGACGGTGGGGTAGAATGAGCAGAATCAACTAGAGTAATAGTCAGAGGACGATGAACATAGACTTGGGTAACCGGGTGTCTAGCAGTAGCAGGAATTGCTGGTGGAAGTACCAGAGTAGAGATTAGTGGATCCTGTAGGCGAGCGCTTTCTTGGGAATAATATGGAACCGTCTCAACAAAGGTAACATCTGCACTAACAAAGGGCTTACATAATGTAGGAGTGTAACACCTataccctttttgtgtttgtttgtaaCCAAGAAAGATACATTTATGAGAGCGAGGATCAAGTTTGGAGCGCTCAAGGTGAAAGTTGTGAACAAATGCAACACAACCAAAAAATTTTGGGGGAAAAGGAGAGGGATTCTTATCAAGAAACATGACTTAAAAACACGAGTCGGCATTCTATTTAAAAGGTACCTAGTAGTAAAAACTGCATCTCCCCAACAATATTTTGGTACATGCATGTGGATCATAACAGCACAGGCAATGGCTAGGACAGAGCCATTTTTGTGTTCAAcaataccattttgttgtggggtaGTGACACAAGTTGTTTGATGGATAATGCCTTTAGGGTCTAGAAAATGTTGAAAAGGCTTGGCCAGATATTCTTGAGCATTATTAGTACGAAAAACTTTTAAGTTGGCATTAAATTGATTTAGCATTTCAGCATAAAATGATTGAAACACAGTAAATATTTGCATTTGTAAGAACTAAGAAAATAAATCCAAGTTAAAAacgagaaaaatcatcaataaatatGTAACAAAATAATGAGAGCCACATAAACCAGTAGTCCGAGATGGTCCCCAAATGTCAGAGTGAACAAGAGCAAAAGGGTGCAAACTAGGTGAATTAGTGTGAGGAGAAAAAGCAACTCTCTGATGTTTACTGAGTTCACAAGTTTCGCAGTTGAAAGTAGAAAAATCAGGTAAAGATTAAACTAAAGATCTAAGGTTAACAGACAACGCGTGCCCTAGACAAGAGTGCCACCGATATGGTGTTGTGGTAGAATGAAGAGCAGATGGATCCGAGAAACCAAGCagctgaaagtaggaaagacCATTCTCCTCATAACCCCCACCAATCATCCTCTGCGTCTTGAGATCTTCAAATTCACAATGAAAGGAATAGAAGGTTACTGAACATTGGAAATTGTGGGTGAGTATATGAATGGATTGTAAGTTAAAAGGAAAGCCGGGTAAGTATAAACCATAAGGAAAAGTGGGAGCAGAAGTGCGATATGTGCAAATGCAATGCACTTGAGTTTTGGTTCCATTAGCAATAGTGACATAGGAAGGAGCAAAATGAGAAATAACATCATATAAAAGTGACAAATTACCCGTCATATGGTCAGAGGCTCCAGAGTCAAGAACCCAAGGTGCATGGGAAGAGGAATGAAGAGATGTGTTACCTGAAGAGAACATTGGCAGCGGAGGAAGAAGATGCATGTGCTCGTTGGATCATAGAATCATACTCGGACTTAGAAATGGTGATTGATCTGACATAACACTCTTAGATGGCTCCCCCTCAATCATAGCTTGATTAGCCCACGCAGGTTTGCAATGAAGTTTCCAACAAAAGTCAACAGTGTGATTAGTGCGATCACAGTGAGTGCACTTCTTAGTGCCACTACCACCACGACGGCCACCACGGTTGAAAGAACCAGTATGACTGCGATTATAGCTCCCAGAGTTTCTAGAGGATGGGATATAGCGAGCACTAGGGGCAGCAAGAGCAGATATGGGAGCTGATGGGAGTGAGATCTAATTTGAGACCAGAGAGAAACTTGGCAACCTGAAACTTATTCCTGTAATTTTGTTGAGTCGCCATATCTATGGTTAAGGGTTGATAGATGTTTAACTCATCCAAACATACGTTtcaatttagaaaaatattcctCAATTGGGCCTTCTCCTTGTTGAAGGGAGATTATATTATGATAAATCTGATAAATACAAGAGAGATTCTGATCGGAGGAATACAATACGTGAAGAGTATCCCAAATGGCTTTGGAAGTCTCTAAGCAAGCCACATTATTAAAAATATCAGGTTCCAAGCTGTTCCACAGTAAAATCATAATATGGGCATCGTGCGTGCCCCAAGTGGGATCAGAAGATGGTGGATCTATAATAAAACGAGGTTTCCTCACTCGCATGGAGAGAAACAGATACAGCCCGAGACCATGGGAGATAGTTGGATCCATATAGTTTAACAGTAGTGAGTGTCCGATTATAAAAATTATTCCGAATAGCTATTCTATCTGATGATCAGGATTTATCCTTGTTTTTATCACCCATGatgagaaaaggaagagagatacCTCAAAGGTATAGAATCAGAGAGATGGGATGCCAAAACCTTGAAAATTCTAACCCAGTAGTTTTCGGGACAACTCAGTACATTTCAAGTCCTGTTGGAGGTCGCCGGAGGTCAGGGAGGCCTTGGCGAAGGTAGGCGTGGTCCGGCGATGGTGCTGGGTAACAGATCGCGAGGTAGGCCATAAAGAGAAACGAGAACAGCAGGCGTGAAGGTCTTTTATTGAGTGAGACAAGAGGGAAGAGATGGCGTGAGGGTTTTATGAGGTAGGGTATCGAAAAAGGTGAAGGTCTTTTATTGAGTGAGAGGACGAGATGGCGTGAAGGTTTTATGAGGTAGGGTATCGAAAAAGGTGAAGGTCTGTTATGATTGTAGTGTTATCAAGTGTTCCTCCACAGACGATATAGGAACGAGAGAGGCGAGAGAAACGAGGAAAAAGAAATTACGGTTTCTTatcccgctctgataccatgtcgAATGAAATCAGATTGATTTATTCTTCTCCCATTGGAGGACAATTTATTTACAAGCTACCTATCAACTAAGGAAACAAAATATggaaatataaaaatacacaTAAATCAAATATACAGATTCCTAAACTAGCTACCTTAATATATTCCCCTTcctaatttaaatatatatagcTAACACACagcatgaaaatgaaactgCAAAAACTGCTGTTAATGTGCATAATGACAAATCAACATCAAAGGCATACATAAGCAACGGAAGGCACCTTTTGTTCAGATTTAAGAGCCTCCTCAAGATTCCTCAGTGCAGGAATAGATCCACCTTCCATGACacccattaattttttcatacgCGCACGCATTTGGAAAAGTTGAGAAACAAGTTGGCTCACCTAAAGTTGATGCAAAAAATGAATATCATTTAAAAGCACAAGGCCAGCATTGATTTATAACAGAAACAGCAAAGAATCAGCAACTTTCGATAGCAAAATACATACCTGCTGTTCCGTCTTCCCAGAATCTTGCGCAACTCGCTTCCGCCTGACAGGGGATTCTGCCAATAGTTCTGGTTTCTCCCTTTCCTCTGCATATAAAGAGCTGAATCAGAGGGTTTTAACTGGAAATACCAGTTAATTGgtgataaaaaaatgaaaacaaaatctTTATTTATTGGAAAACAAGTGCACAACATATTTGGAAGAAGTCAATCCATTGCAGCTTGAGAATTGCCATCCACTACACCAAGTACCATCTTTTGTTTCAAGCAGATGGCACTTATGGGCTGCGCGGCACATGATAAAGAGGGACAAACAGCATCGAGACAAAAAAGACTAGAAGGTGGTATAAAGTTCATATAGAACAGGACAAAGCAAGCTGCTCTAGTTAAACATGGGCAGGAAGTGTATCACCACATAATTTGGCATGTAGAACCTGGCCACGCTTACTTGGCAAGAGGACCAAGCTTTCCACTATATTTGGAAGTtgtggaaagaaagagaaaggaggtGAAAGAAAGAGAAGTGGAAATTGTAAAGTGGAACATTGTCTTTTGTTTGGTATTGCTAGGAAAAACCAAGGACATCTAAGGGAGTTAAAGTTGCCCTTGATTGGCTTAAAGAAAATAAGGGAGAAATCATCATTTAACTTAACAAAGGAAatgaaggaaagaagaaagaaaaaggaaaagaaagtgaCATGGAACAGTATTTTCGATTAATTTCACCTTGTTTGCTTTCAACGAAAATAAGGAAGAAATGAACATTTAACTTAACAAAGAAtataagaagaaagaaaaaggaaggaacGTGAGAAGGAACACAATcttccatctctttttttttttctgaagttttcatttcctttctaGATTAGAAACCTAACATAAGAAGGAAAATTTACATATCTTCTCTTCCTTTGTCTCTTCCCTACTTTCAAAACACGCCCCAATTCTACAGGAAAGGAGAGCAATAACCTGGGGTCATTGCTTCTATCATTGCTTCCATCAAAATTAAGCTCTTCTCAGCCTCACGAATTTGTGCAGGAGTAATCTGTTACCATGAAAAGCCAATATACAGTCTATGAAATCACCCACCACCTTTTACCGGTTCCTAAACCATAGGGAAAATAGGACATCTGCATgcaaatgaaaacagaaaaaccaTACCTTTCCCATGCCCGGAATCATTCCCATAATGCGGCTCATGGAACCCATTTGCGCAATGGCCTTTGTTTGCTTTAGGAAGTCATTAAAGTCATATTTTGCACTCATTATCTTTTTCTGCAAATCTTCAGCATCCTCTACACGCATCTACTCACAAGTTGGTCAAGAGctaaatcaaacaaataaggaAACGTTTAAAAGAAATGGATATGAAACTGACTGTCACTCACAACTTCTTGAGCCTTTTCCACAAAAGAGAGAACATCTCCCATTCCTAAGATTCGTCCCGCCATACGATCTGGGTAGAAAGGTTCCAGGTCTTCCATGCGCTCTCCCCGTCCTACAAGTTTGATGGGCTTTCCTGACACCTGCAATTGTCCAATATTTAATCATGTTCCTCACATAAATTTGATGGACCCAACAAGGATGACTAGAAATGACCGCATCTAGAGAAGGACATCATATCACTTATCTTGCAATTTCAGGCTTCAGTTAACTAGAATTAGAAACTTTATCATTTTTGGTCATCGGTCATACACTAAAACACCTCTCCCAAGATACAATCCGAGTGGAATAACAAGATCTGTCATGACTCGCTTTACAGGTTGTGCAAAATAGTAGTGAACTGACATTGCATGTATGTTGCCATCACAGGACTTAAATTGCAAAAACTAAAGCACCTTTTCCGCTTATCAGCTCCAAGTCGTGCAGACCATTATTTTGTTGCCTAAAACAGACCACGAGTCATAGTTTCCTTCTTACACTTTTAAACGCACCAGACAATGGGAGGTTAAGCATGGCTTGCCTTCATGTTTATTTGGTTTCTTGCTTGTCCACTCATTGAAGATTTTACTACAAAAGAAGGTCCACGGGGGATACTACCGACACAAGCAAGTTATTGAAAGGCTAATAGAATTGTTGCtccataaaaaaaagagtaaaagcaATCATTGGTCCAGAAATCAAGAGTTGCAAGCTTTATCCACGCAAACTATACAAGGGAATTGCCCACCACACTAACGCCACACAACACCACTAACCTCTTACTAGGCCATAATCAATTATTCACAAACTATGAAGCGCCGACTCTCCTAGAGATTGCCATATCTGTGTCCAAACACGCCGGGGAAAAGCGACACGCCGGAGACACGTTAGGGACGCGTCACGTGGCGTGTCCATTAAAGTATAATATTTTTCTGGTGGCATACGCCGGGGACATGCTGGGAGACGCGATGGGatgattttaataattttaaaaagctTTTGGGGGCAAAATATTTATAACTTCAAACATTTCAGCCAAAAGTGTAACATAAAATATCTTCATATCAATGTACATGTATAGACATACACCATTGGTTGATAATGTATTCAATAGGAGTCCTAACCTGCATATTTTAGTGGTTACGTATGTTTGCAtagctaaaaaaaattattctaaaaagaaTTGATGTGTCCCCCGTCTTGTCCTTGTCCCTATTCGTTGAGAGTTGCCGTGTTCCATATCCGTGTTCGTGTCACAGCaatgtccgtgtccgtgtccgtatcgGCGTATCCATGCGACATAGTTCGCCAATCATGCATACATGATCCACGAGTTTATAATTTTTCTCATTCATTTACAAAGCTATATTTATTAGTGATAGTCTGATAGACCTGCATCACTTAACTATGATACAATcctaagaaaaaaatatttgaagaaCTTAAAAGAAATAATCTCAACATGTTCGCCCATTTTACGACAGCTAATTTCAGAAGAAAGTTACATTCACATAAAAATCGGGCTACCAAAAGTTGCAGAAAGCAGCCTCCAAAAAGTCCTAATGCTTCTTCCCCTCCAATGAACACTCCCTTCCCACTTAGGTAGAAGCAAAGGCACAAGCAAGCATGCTTTCTATGTTACTGTGCTACAAGAAGCTCTTCATTCACATGTACATGTTTTAAGTTCAACAGCTAGTGCACTTGGATTGTACCAACCTTTTGGTGCTCCTGAACCATCAGTAACATAACAAAGAATTTAGATAACATTTGCACACCAACAATTTGGTTCAGACTTCTGAGAGTGTCGACAAAATGCTAAAATCTTTAAGTTAATGAGTAAGATCTGACAAAATAATCTACTTATATCTTAGAGGTTCCAAgctgctattttttttaaacttaaaaaagcCTCAATGTGCCTTCagttacacaaaaatctgtaaCTCACCCCATTTAGATGAATACACATCTACACCGCCAGTATgcaaaaacatatttaaaacAAATGTTGTGACATCAATCGTGTCACAACCCATAAGTGCACAAATTTATTCAATTTCCAGCCTAGTGATACGATAATCGATTCTATttgtaaagggagagcacccttttggtatcgatacaaaaTTTAGGCTGGCTCACAATTTACCCTATACCAAAACTGCCCTTTCATGCATTTCCATTGCTACGTGTATTTTCATCCAACTAAATGCCCTGTTAACTGCCTAGACGAAATGATATGAAAGGATTGGAAAAACGGCCATACCCCACGTTCAAATGCATGTGCACAACTGCTAGTGTTactataaaacattttttaagttACATGAGATAAATATCATGTAAAGACAATAATTAGCACTAAAACTAACAATTAATCAGAAGTAATTTACTATGCTAAGACAAATTGACAGTAAAAAGAGAATCCCTTGGTAACATTCACTACCTAATTCTTGGAGATGCAAAGCACGAGGCTCATAGAATAGGGACCTGATAATTCTATATAAAAGAGGggacaaaatagaaaatcaaataaagtcATAAATTTAAACATCCACAGAAATAGGCAAACCTCTTTAACACTTAATGCTGCTCCACCTCTCGAATCCCCGTCTAGCTTTGACAAAATGGCACCAGTAATTCCGATTTCAAGATTAAATGTAGTGACCAAGGCTGAAAGTTCACTAAAGCCAATTAGAAGGAATGGAGACATGAAATTGGTtccaacaaacaaaaccaatcaAGGCATGCAACTCAACAGTTATGCCCACAGAGTTCAAGTCAATGAATGCATTGGTCCTCTCTGCTTCCATAGGAGAATTTACTCCTGAATTGCTTCAAAAGCATACGAAAGCACACAACCATTTCTTTCGTAACCATAGCTGAAGACTAAACACAACAGTACTACCAACAGCATGTAAGCACGAGATGATATATCACAAGGACATAGCATTTATACCTGCCTGTCTATTTTGTACCAAGAATTTACCAGTTTCCCTGGATAATAAAGACTTCACATGCATATAAACATAGCCAAACACTACATTCTAATACAGCAAAAAGAGGCCAAGTTTTGGAAACCATTTTTGTAAATGAACTTAGAAAGTAGAAACCCTCCATGAATGATAAATAGCATATTGCTTGCATCCTCAACTTGTTTTATTGACTGGATTCGGCTTCGGTTCTATCGATTATTCTTCTACTTCCCCCATATTCCAAATTCAATGGTTTCAATAAACTAGCGAAAGCCGAACCCCGCCATCCTTGATGGAATAATTGTAGTAAAACAACCAGCTCGCAAACGATTATATAGATTATAAAAATATAGCAAGGAATTAACTAAAACTACATCTGACTCACTATACTCTCTTCATCCGGCCGGCAAATTCTGCCAAGTCCGTGATCCGGTTACGACCCACATAACAAAGAGTAAAGCGGTGCTGCAGCAAGAGAGGGGCGTTTCTTAATGGTAAAATGGATTCTCTAACTCTAGCCAACATGATAAATGCATACCACGATGTGGTCTTCAGCTGGGTTAAGTCATAACAAGGTAGCCGTAGGGGAACCTATGGCTGTATTGAATCCTTCGCGTTTTAAATCCTATTGGTTTTCTACTTATCATTTAAGTAAAAACCGAGGAGTCCTCTAGATTCAGCGGAAGAAATGATAAAGCAATGAACACTTTAGAGTTTGGTGTAAAAAAGAGATTAATCCTCTGCCTCAAGATCAAGGACaagattcaaaaaaagaaaagaaaggcgCACAAAATGTTTACCATGGAATGCGCGAACGCCTATATACTCATGGAAAGATTCAGAGAGCCCAAAAAACAAGATTACGCTAGCTGGCCACAAACAACGGCTGGCTACAACGATGATGGGAGCCTCCAAGCGAAACCCATCCTCCTTTTAGGCCAACACGAGGAAGAAGGGTGGCAAGAGAAGTACCTTAACTTACTCCAAGAATTAGAGAAGGGGCAAGGGATGCAAGCAAGGAATCCAATCCAGGAAAGTCATCAGTCCCACATCAGCTAGCCCTTTCCAGCTCTGATTCACTTGCGAAAACAGGGGATTCGATAGCAGTAGCTGCGGAGCTCTTTTTTCCAGGAATCTGGAAATCAGAGGAGTGCATGCAAGATCTTCCCAGGAATAAGGAAATCCTGCTCTGCTGCTTTAGCATTTCTTTTTCgtttcaaaagaaagaaatttccTTCTCCACCTACAATTGGACTCAAAAATCTATTGGATCATAAGGAACGGAAAAGAAAATCCATCGGACCGGATTTGTCGTAAAATTGATATTATATTGTTTCCTTCCTTAATCGTTGCAAAGCTTTCGTTTTACTTCCTTGGAAGCTGAGCTCCCGTGTCAATACTTTCATTCCTATCGTTAGACGACGAGAAACATTGGGAAACATCTTCATTGTATGGAGAAAATGTTTTACTCAGAGtagtggaaaaaagaaaaagccaagtGATTGCAGAAAAAACTCATCTAGTACTTATCAAACTACAGGTTCACTGGAAATATGAATATGCTAGCATAGGCATAACCCTCAAGCTAGAATTGTGAGAAGCACCTCACAATGCAAAGGGTTTACCTAAGTATGTAGGTTTgttttcctaacagcttaagcttttgagcGTTGGTTGCTTAATAGCTAGAGGCAAAGTGCAGTCCTCGAAGCGCACATGAGGCGCTTAATGCGCACACCTCATGCCCAGATGCAAGCTCATGAGGGGTAAGCTGCATTTTTTCCAGATCTCATCTCATCGATTGATTCATAAAGTATAATAAAGTGGGGTATACTTAATAAAATCCTTCAAGCTAAAGGGGTGAAGATCGGTAACCCTAGATGCAACAAACGAGCATAAATTGTGAATTGAGGAAGAATATCGTTAACTCTGGAGGCCCTAGTCCACATatgttcctttttttcttcgatcttcttcttcttcttcttcttctttgattaTGGATGTTATGTTTTCGTTCGTAATATTTGAAATGTAATGTgctattttggaattttaaaagtatttgCTTAAGGGGACCATGGTGCCTAGGTGCGCCTAGAGCATTCTAAAACAATGCCTCCATGGAATCTGGCATCCATACAATTGATTTCAAGCACCAAAAGTGTTGGTTCATGCATCAGATCTGTGCCagcaaaaaaacaacaaaaatgcaGAGCTATGTGAAACGAATCTGATTGAGGTTAAACTACCTATGTAATCCCAACCAAAACAGCAACAAAATTACTCCTTAGTTATTTTTGGCAGTCATTGGAAGGCTTCCGCCAGAGCTTGTCCcgcattggttaattatcacaTCCAACATATTTATTGGGcgacctctccattcattgtCAATTCAGtttccaaaaaatttataaaaaaaaaaaaaaagaaagaaaacattgGGTGAATTCAGAAATCATAGATATGAAAACTGATCCTTGGAaatccaaaactacttcaaatttGCAACCAAATAATAAATAACAGCTTCAAAaattccacacacacacaaaaaaaaaaaaaatatcaccaTTGAACTCTCAAGACTGAGACGCATCATATGACGCCATCGCAGACAACCGGATGAAGACATCATGCTAGCGTCATCGTAGGGATGGTGGTGTCAGCCTGCCGCGGTCACCTCCAGACGATCCTCAGATAATTTTGACGAACTCTAGGGTGGTATCagatgctttgataccaagctGAAACTGAAATATTGACTAAGGTTTTGGAGGTaggggagaagaagaggagagaggaaagATAAACTCGGGACCAAGGCTAAGGATTTAATCAGTCCCTACAGCTCTAATGTATTCATATGATGACCAGACATATTTACCAGAATGTCCATTAGATATaaacaagggaaaacaaaacTCCAACATAGGCATCCAGTTTGTATCACAGCACGAACTGCATTGACGCCACGAGCCTATTGCAAGCTAAAATGGAGACCATGTAAAATTGAACGCCTTTTTCGAATTCTTTTTTTAAGAGCAACTTATCCATTATTGAACTTCATCAGCAGACAAGTAAAATTAGGTTAAACACCTGCAGCTTCTTGGCCAGTCATTGCATCCACAACAAGCAAAACTTCTGTAGGATTCAACTCCTGTTTAACTTCTTTCAATTCATCCATCATCGTCTTGTCTATCTGAAATACATAAAGCAGTTAACTAAGGTTGGAAACTACATCAAAGGAAAATGGACCTTATTAATACTATCCCCAAGAAGATAGGTGACATAACCTGAAGTCTTCCAGCTGTATCCATTATAACCACGTCTATATTCTTCCTTTTGGCCTCTTGTAGACCTTGCTTAGCTATTTCTGCAGGTTTAACCCCAGTTCCTGCTGTATAAACAGGAACATCCACCTGCCCCAAGCTTATCACTGAATATGAGAAGGAATTAAGTGATCCTGATGTTGAATCAGACATGAAAACCAAGCACAAAGAAAAGTACTGAATACAGAAACAGTCCAGCACATCCTCATATGACTTCAAATGGGAGACTACAATTCATCCTATGGTATTCACACATAGGAGAAATTTTAGGGATGAAAACATTGAAACAAAGGACCAATTGAGACATAAAGCCGAACAAGATTTGCGCCAGTTGAGAACCTAAAATTTAAAAGGTAAGGACAGTGGTGTGTAAATATTACAGAAGCAGTGGCCAGAGTCTACTTTAACATTGTGCTCAATAACTTGAAAATGGAGATAACTCATGGACTGCAGTCTGCCTTGATGTCTTCAACCAGATCAAAGCAGgaacaaaacaaacaacaaatgTACAAAATGGCAATTGCAAATGGACTATGCCATTGACAATCGAAGTCATATACCTGTTTACCAAGAATAACAAGTTGGTCAATTGCAGCAGGTCTGTAGACATCTCCAGCAACAAGCATGCAACTCTTTCCCTGTGAACCATGCAGGACCACAGCTTAACAAGTTGTGTACGTTTCATGTGCCTCCATGTGTGTTCAAGAGAGGAAGAGATGATGATTTAGAAAGTTCACCTGTTTCTTAAGATAGAAAGCTAACTTTGCACAAACAGTTGTCTTTCCAACACCTTGTAGACCAGCCAACAAAATTACTGTGGGCCCAGATTTTGCAAAAACCAGTTCAGAAACCTCTCCACCCATCAATTTCACAAGTTCATCACTTACAATCTGCATAAATCAGAAATGTGGATGAAGTCTTAAACGTAGTCGAGCACCACTGATCCCGTAAGTAGTTTTTtagaagagattaaattctgtTTGGCTCATCCAGACAAAATGGGTTTTCCGCCAGCACCCTTCGTGGCCCCACTTTGCGCATATTTTTGGGTAATCCAAACCGTGCATTTTGTAGGGTttgt
Coding sequences:
- the LOC131322303 gene encoding signal recognition particle subunit SRP54, chloroplastic isoform X2; translation: MKDIRRALLEADVSLPVVRRFVQAVSEQAVGVGVIRGVTPDQQLVKIVSDELVKLMGGEVSELVFAKSGPTVILLAGLQGVGKTTVCAKLAFYLKKQGKSCMLVAGDVYRPAAIDQLVILGKQVDVPVYTAGTGVKPAEIAKQGLQEAKRKNIDVVIMDTAGRLQIDKTMMDELKEVKQELNPTEVLLVVDAMTGQEAAALVTTFNLEIGITGAILSKLDGDSRGGAALSVKEVSGKPIKLVGRGERMEDLEPFYPDRMAGRILGMGDVLSFVEKAQEVMRVEDAEDLQKKIMSAKYDFNDFLKQTKAIAQMGSMSRIMGMIPGMGKITPAQIREAEKSLILMEAMIEAMTPEEREKPELLAESPVRRKRVAQDSGKTEQQVSQLVSQLFQMRARMKKLMGVMEGGSIPALRNLEEALKSEQKAPPGTARRKRRSGVKWGFADSAPLRPKPRGFGGKK
- the LOC131322303 gene encoding signal recognition particle subunit SRP54, chloroplastic isoform X1, with translation MVMAVSTTSSHFSATCTHKTLSSNFRISTKIQFSWAGSIAFSSTSSFTREMWGSVKSKNGVGTGRRRMHGVIRAEMFGQLTSGLEAAWSKLKGEEVLTKENIVEPMKDIRRALLEADVSLPVVRRFVQAVSEQAVGVGVIRGVTPDQQLVKIVSDELVKLMGGEVSELVFAKSGPTVILLAGLQGVGKTTVCAKLAFYLKKQGKSCMLVAGDVYRPAAIDQLVILGKQVDVPVYTAGTGVKPAEIAKQGLQEAKRKNIDVVIMDTAGRLQIDKTMMDELKEVKQELNPTEVLLVVDAMTGQEAAALVTTFNLEIGITGAILSKLDGDSRGGAALSVKEVSGKPIKLVGRGERMEDLEPFYPDRMAGRILGMGDVLSFVEKAQEVMRVEDAEDLQKKIMSAKYDFNDFLKQTKAIAQMGSMSRIMGMIPGMGKITPAQIREAEKSLILMEAMIEAMTPEEREKPELLAESPVRRKRVAQDSGKTEQQVSQLVSQLFQMRARMKKLMGVMEGGSIPALRNLEEALKSEQKAPPGTARRKRRSGVKWGFADSAPLRPKPRGFGGKK